The sequence below is a genomic window from Haloferax mediterranei ATCC 33500.
AGATGGTGGCGCTCGCGGTCTTCTTCGCCGCCAATCCGCTTCTCGTCTACTACTCCCGGTTCATGCGAAACGACGTGCTCGTGGCGACGTTCTCGGTTTTCGCCCTCGGGTTCGCCGTCCGCGCCTACGATACCGGCCGCCTCGCGTATCTCATCCCGGCAGGGGCCTCGTTCGCCACCGGCGCGGCGGCGAAAGAGAACTACGTCGTCTACCTGCTTTGTTTCCTCGGAGCGGCGTTCCTCGTCTTCGACCATCGACTGCTCGCACGCACGTCAGCGGGAGATTCCGCCCGAGACATCCTCTTTTCCGAACTCCCTGCGAGTATCCGTGACCGCCTTCGCGCCCGCGGAGCGGGCAGTCTCGGATACGGCGTAATCCGGTTCGGCGCTGGTGTGCTCGGCGGTTTGCTCGCGTTCTTCCTCGTGTTCGTGTTCTTCTACGCGCCCCGTCCGGACCTCTGGAACGTGTTCGGAAACCAGGCGGCGCTCCCCGGGGTCATCGAAACCGGGACCGTTGGTGTAATCACCGAGATGGTGGATAGTTGGATTGGTGGCGGACACCAGTCGCACGACTATCTCCCGTACCTGAAGGACTTCCTCGAAACGTTCGTCTACGGCGCGCCGGTGCTCATCGTCTTCGCGCTCGTCGGCATCATCGTCGACCGCTACGGTGTCGTCGCGGGCCGAATCCGCTGGCTCGTCGCGTTCGCAACGTACTGGGGTGTAGTGAGCATCTTCGGCTACCCGCTTGCGACCGACATCCAAGCCCCGTGGGTGGTCGTCCACGCGGTCGTTCCGTTGGCGATTCCGGCCGCAGTCGGGGCCGCGTTCGTCTTCCGCTCCGGGACGAAGGCGCTCGAATCGCGCGACACCGTCGGACTCGGCCTCGCCGCCCTCGTCCTTGTCGCTTCCGTCGGCGGCATCGCGGCCGCGAACGTCGATTACTGGAACGCCTCGACCGGCGAAGACCAGGTCGTCCTCCAGTGGGCACAACCCGAAAACGACCTGAAGGGAACGCTCGACGACGTCGACCGCGTCGCCGCGACCAACGAGGGAACCGACGTGCTGCTGTACGGGACGCACCCGCCGAACAACGACGAGACGCACTTCTACGTTGCAAACGAGTCGCACCCGCTACGCGGGCCGTCGTGGCATAGCCGTCTCCCGCTGCCGTGGTACTTCGAGGAGGCCGACGTGGACCGAACGAGCAGCCCGCCGGATGCGGGTGTTTCAAACGCGACTGAGAACGCACCGCCGGTCGTCGTCGCCTACGAGTGGGACCGCGACGAACTCGAATCGGAACTCGACGGCTACGTCGTCCGACAGCACGCATTCAAACTCTGGAACGAGGATGTCGTCGTCTTCATCGACCAGGATGCACTCGACGCGGCGAACTCGACAGAGCGCTGAGTCGTCAACGAGCCTACGTTTGAGGGCGCTGAAGTCGTCGATGATAGCTCTATTTTATCCACGAACGTGAGTATTTGGGCATCCAAGGTGGCAACGTTTATGCACCGACATACTAAACCGGCGATTGTGACCGTCACTGTACCCGGACCCACGCTCGGCGTCGTCGGCGGGGGCCAACTCGGGCGTATGCTCGGTGAGGCCGCCGCGCCGCTCGGCGTCGACATCGTCGTCCTCGACCCGACACCCGACTGCCCGGCCGCAGCGGTTGCCGACCAAATCGTCGGCGACTTCGACGACCCCGAGGCGATGGCGGAACTCGCCGCACGGGCCGATGCACTGACGTTCGAAATCGAACTCGCGGACCCCGACCTCCTCGACGAACTCGCTTCCGAGGAAGAAATCGCGGTCCACCCGTCTCCCGACGCGCTGCGAACTATCGAAGACAAACTCGTCCAGAAAAAGACGTTCGGCGACGCCGGAATCCCGATTCCGCCGTTCCACCGCGTCGACGACGCGGACGACCTTCGCGCCGCCCTCGACGAGTTCGGGTCGGTCATGCTGAAAGCCCGAACCGGCGGTTACGACGGCCGCGGAAACGTTCCGGTCACCGACCTCGAAGACGCGGAAGATGCTATCGAGGCGGTCGGCGGCCCGGCCATGGCGGAGGCCTTCGTCGATTTCGAGCGCGAACTGTCCGTCATCGGCGTTCGCGGCGAAGACGAGATTCGAACCTTCCCTGTCGGCGAGAACGTCCACGAGGAGGAGATTCTCCGGGAGACTATCGTTCCGGCGCGGACGACCGATGAAGTCAGCGAAGAAGCCGACCGGGTTGCTCGTGAGGTGCTCTCGCATCTGCCCGGTCGCGGCGTCTTCGGTATCGAACTCTTCGAGACGGCGGACGGCGACGTGCTCGTGAACGAAGTCGCCCCGCGCCCGCACAACTCGGGTCACTGGACCATCGAGGGCGCGCTTTGCTCGCAGTTCGAACAGCACGTTCGTGCCGTCCTCGGATGGCCACTCGGGGCGACGACCCGCCGCTCGCCCACCGTGATGGCGAACATCCTCGGAACCGTCGACGAGTCGCGTCCGGCCCACCTCGGCGGTCTCGCAGACCCGCTCTGTGAACCCGGCGTCTCGCTGCACTGGTACGGCAAAGACGAGGCCCGACCCCTGCGGAAGATGGGCCATCTCACCGCCGTCGGCAACGATGAGACGGATGTAGAGACGCTTCTCGGACGCGCACGTGAACTCCGAGACGGTCTTCGCTTCGACTGAGCAACCAGCGACCACTCTTCGACTGAGTAACCGGCAACCTAACCACCCTAACCGATACAACCGACTCGAACTGACTCCCTTTCGAGTACCACATCCCACACAAACAGACACCAATGACGACCGAACAGGACCTTATCGACGAACTGCACGCACAGGCCGACGATGACCGCGACCCCGAAACGACGCCCGACGTGGGCATCATCATGGGGTCCGACTCCGACCTCGATGTGATGTCCGGCGCGCACGAGGCACTGGACGCCCTCGGGTTCGGCGAGCAGACGGACTACGAGAACGCTCCCGAAGAGCGCTTTACCTACGAGACGTACGTCGTCTCGGCGCACCGGACGCCGGACCTGCTGTACGCCTACGGCGAGACGGCTGCCGACCGCGGTATCGAAGTCATCATCGCGGGCGCAGGCGGGAAGTCCGCGGACCTTCCGAACATGACGGCATCCATCGCGTACCCGACGCCCGTCGTCGGCGTCCCCGTCCAAGAGAAGTCCGTCGACTCCGTCATCGGGATGCCGACCGGTGCGCCCATCGTCGCCGTCGACGCCGGGAAATCGTTCAACGCGGCCCTTTCGGCTGTACAGATGCTCTCGCGCGGACACTCCGAACTCGAAGCCCGTCTCGTCGAGTATCACGACGACCTCGTCGCCGACGTGGCTGAGACCTCGGCCGCGCTGCACGACCTCGGTGTGACTGGTTTCCGAGAGTCGTCGCGGTAGGCAACTGCGTCTCCATCTGCGGTCGTTTTTTCCGGTGATGAAGAGCCGCTTTCGGCGGTGAAACCCTCCCGGCGCACGGTTCCGGGCGTCTCTCGCGTATTTTCTAAATAGAAGCCTTCTCGCGCCCGAAACACACAAATCAATGTTTATAGGGGAGCGCTTCTAACCGCCGCACGTCAGGGAGACTACGGCATGAGTGATTGGATTGCAATCGGTGCGATGGGGCTTGTCGGTGTCGGCATACCGTTAGCGATGATGATGGTGTCGGCGCTACTGCGCCCAAGCGTACCGGAACAAGGAAAGAGTGCCACCTACGAGAGTGGTGAGGTGCCGACCGGCACGGCACGCGTCCAGTTTAACATTCAGTACTACATGGTCGCGTTGCTGTTCGTCGTGTTCGACATCGAGACTGTCCTCATTTTCCCGTGGACGGTCATTTACCGCTCCGCCCTCGAACAGGGCGCGTCGCTGGCGACGATTCTGACGCCGATGCTGCTGTTTATCGGTGTCCTCGTCATCGGCCTCGTCTGGGCGTGGCGCAACGGCGCCGTCAAGTGGGTCAAAAGCCCGCAGGCGAACCGTCGTAAGACAGAGAGGCAAGCATGAGTAGCGAACAGAAACCATTCGTCACTGACGATACACAGGTACAGACCGAGACCCGCGACGCCCGCATAGCGGGTGCGGACGACCGGTTCAACTCGAAGCTTCGGGAGGCGTTCGGCTCGTCACCGTTCATCCTCACGAAGTTCGACAAGTTCATGAACTGGGTTCGTGGGTCTTCGATGTTCATGCTGCAGTTCGGTATCGCTTGCTGCAGTATCGAGATGATGCACACGTACGCGATTAAGCACGACCTGGACCGCTTTGCGGCCGGTGTGCCGCGTGCCTCGCCGCGACAGGCGGACGTCATCATCGTCCCCGGGACGATTGTCTCGAAGTTCGCCCCGCGTATGAAGCGCGTGTACGACCAGATGCCCGAACCGAAGTTCGTCGTTGGCATGGGGTCGTGCACCATTTCGGGAGGTCCGTTCCAGGAGGGCTACAACGTCATCAAGGGCGCAGAAGAGGTCATTCCGGTGGACATCCACGTCCCCGGTTGCCCGCCGCGTCCGGAGGCGCTTATCTACGGCATTGCGAAGCTCCAAGAGCGCATCGCAAACGGCGAGTCCAGTCCCGTCACGGTCAAGCCGTACGAACTGGAGCAGTTCGGCGACCTCGAACGCGACGAAATCGTCGACAAACTCGCCGCACAGATCGACGAAGACGACCTCGTCATGCGGTACAACTGGGCTGATTCACCATGAGCCTCGAAGAACCACAACCCGAGGACGCCGCAGAACTCGAAGCTGGCGTCAGCCGCGGAGACGAACTCGCCGAACTGCTCGGCGACCTCGTCATCGGCCGCGAAGAACACATGAACGCGCCCGGCCTCGTCATCCGCCCCGACGAGGTTCAGGAAGCGCTGTTCAAGCTTCGCGACGAAGCCGGATTCGACCACCTCTCGTGTGTGACCGCACAGGAGTACGAAGACCGCTACGAGTCCATCTACCATCTGACGAAGTTCGACGACCGGACCGACGAGGTCAGCGTCGTCGTACCGACGTCGAAGGACAACCCGGTCAGCCAGACGGCAGAGCCCGTCTACCGGACGGCAGACTGGCACGAGCGTGAGGCGTACGACCTCGTCGGCATCCAATACGAGGGTCACCCGGATCACCGCCGCATTCTCCTTCCCGAGACGTGGCAGGGTCACCCGCTGGGTCTCGACTACGACCAAGAACGGCCGCAGATTGCGACGCTCCGTGAGCACGCGAATCCGCTCGAAAAGGACCATCGTGCCGAAGAAGGGAACACGATGTACATCAACATCGGTCCCCACCACCCTGCGACTCACGGCGTGCTTCACGTCAAGACCGTTGTCGACGGTGAACAGGTCGTCGACCTCGACCCCGACATCGGTTACCTACACCGCTGTGAGGAGCAGATGTGCCAGCAAGGGACCTACCGGCACCAGATTATGCCGTACCCCGACCGCTGGGACTACATCTCGGCCGGACTCCTGAACGAGTGGGCCTACGCCCGCGCTGCCGAGGACCTCGCGGACATCGAGGTCCCCGAGTACGCACAGATTATCCGGACGCTCGGTGCCGAACTGTGCCGTATCGCATCGCACATGATTGCGCTCGGCACGTTCGCACTGGACGTGTACGGCGACTTCACCGCCATCTTCATGTACGCCATGCGGGACCGCGAGATCGTCCAGAACATTCTGGAAGACCTCACCGGTCAGCGCATGATGTTCAACTACTTCCGACTCGGTGGCGTCGTCTGGGACCTCCCAGAGCCTCGTGAGGAGTTCTTCGAGAAGATTCGTGACTTCCTTGACGGCCTTCCGGAGGCGCTCGAGGAGTACCACGACATGATTACCTCGAACGAGATTCTCCAGGCCCGTACGGTCGGGACGGGAATCCTGCCGCCGGAAGTCGCAAAGAGCTACGGTGCGACCGGACCGGTCGCTCGTGGCTCCGGCATCGACTACGACCTCCGTCGTGACGACTCCTACGGCTACTACGACGAACTCGACTGGGATGTCATCGTCGAAGACGGCTGTGACAACTTCTCGCGCTTGCTCGTGCGGATGCGCGAGGTCGAGGAGTCGGCCAAGATCATCCAGCAGTGTGTCGACCTGCTCGAAGACTGGCCCGAAGACGAGCGGAACATTCAGGCGAACGTTCCGCGCACGCTCAAGCCGGACGAGGACACCGAAATCTATCGCGCCGTCGAAGGCGCAAAGGGCGAACTCGGCATCTACATGCGTGCCGACGGCACCGACAAGCCAGCCCGGTTCAAGATTCGCAGTCCGTGTTTCTCGAACCTCCAGACGCTCCCCGAAATGTCCGAAGGTGAGTTCATCCCGGACATGATTGCCTCGCTCGGCAGCCTCGACATCGTTCTCGGTGAGGTGGACCGCTAATGTACATGCAAGCGACCCTTTCGGAGACTATCAGCGGTCTCCTCGGTCTCGAAGGTGTCCTTGGCGACGTCGTCGGTGGGCTCGTTGGCGCGTTCATTATCGCCAACATCATGCTCATCATGACGGCAATCGCCGGTCCGTGGGCGAAACGGAAGATTACCGCCGCGTTCGGTGACCGTATCGCAGTCAACCGCATCGGGCCGTTCGGGCTGCTCGTCATTATCCCGGACGCCGTGCGTCTCCTGTCGAAGGAACTCATCGTTCCCGAAGGTGTTGACCGCCCCGCATGGGACCTCGCCCCGATGATTATTCCGTTTTCGGCGCTGCTCGGGTTCGCTGTTATCCCGATGGGTAACGGCATCCAACTCGCAGACCCCGAAACCGGTCTCGCGTTCGCCTTCGCTGTCGCGTCCATCGCGTCGCTCGGTCTCGTCATGACGGGCTACGCGTCGAACAACAAATTCTCGCTCATCGGCGCACTCCGCGCCGTTGCAGCAAACATCGCCTACGAAATTCCGCTCGTCATCACGGCCGCGTCCGTCGTGATTTTCACCGGCTCGCTCCAGATGAGCGAAATAGTCGCCGTTCAGGCAGAGCCGCTCATCTCCGTCGCCGGCATCACGATTCCGACGTGGTTCGCGTTCGTGAACCCGTTCGCGTTCGCGCTGTTCATCGTGGCGAACCTCGCAGAAATCGGGCGTAACCCGTTCGACATCCCCGAGGCACCGACCGAGATTGTCGCCGGGTACCAGACGGAGTACTCTTCGGTGTACTTCGTGCTCATCTACCTCGGTGAGTTCATCCACATTTTCCTCGGCGGCGCTATCGCGGCGACGCTGTTCCTCGGTGGTCCGGCAGGGCCGTTCCTGCCCGGATTCGTCTGGTTCGTCATCAAAATCTGGGCGTTCTTCCTGTTCACCCAGTGGGCGCGTTCCGCAGTTCCGCGCCTTCGCGTCGACCAGTTCCTCGAAGTCGGTTGGAAGGGCATGCTCGTACTGTCCTTCGCCAACCTGGTTCTCACGGCCATTATCGTGGGGGTGATTGCATGATTGGAATCCTGAAAGGCATGGCAGTGACGCTGAAACACGCACTCGACGGGCAGACGTTTACGGTCGAGTACCCCGAGACCGCGCCCGAAGTGAGTCCGCGTTTCCGTGGCGTCCACAAGTTCAGCCAAGAGCGGTGTATCTGGTGCCGTCAGTGTGAGAACGTCTGTCCGAACGATACGATTCAGATCGTTCAGGACGACAAGCGCAACGGCGAGCAGTACAACCTGCACATCGGCCAGTGTATCTACTGCCGACTGTGTGAGGAGGTCTGCCCCGTCGACGCTATTCTACTCACGCAGAACTTCGAGTTCACGGCGGACACGAAGAACGACTTCGTCTACAACAAAGAACAGCTCAAGAACGTCCCGTGGTACAAGGATATCGACCCGCTCAACTCCCGCAACCCCGACCGCAACGCGTGGATTGGCGAGGGCGAAGGAGAGGTCGACTATCAATAACATGACCGCGAGTGAATCGTTCGAGTACCGTCAGCCTGCGTCCGGTACCGGGCGCTGAGGACGTTCTCGAAATGTTCAAAGGGATATCTCAAGGAGACACACACAATGGTTTATGAAACCATCGCGTTCGCGCTGTTCGCCCTCATCACCGTGGGTTGCAGCCTGGGCGTCGTCCTCGTGCGGGACATCTGGCATTCCGCACTCCTGCTCGGGGGCGCGCTCTTGAGCGTCGCGGTGCACTACGTGATGTTGCAGGCGGAGTTCGTCGCCGCCATGCAAGTCCTCGTCTACGTCGGCGGGGTGCTGATTCTCATCACGTTCGCCGTGATGCTGACGCGTATCAATCCGGAGGTGAGTAGTACATGACAACGAAACCGCAACTGAAACTCGGTTCGCACCTCGTGCCCGGACTCGCTGCCGCCGCGCTGTTCGTCGTGATGGCAGTCGTGTTCCTCGGTGCGTCGTTCCCGAACCCACAGGGGTTCGCGGAAGGAGCCAACATAACCGCGAGCATCGGCTATTCGATGTTCAACCTCGGGTTCGGGAGCGTCGACGGTGAGAGCATGCTGGTCGCATTCGAAATCATCGACCTCGTTCTCGTCGCAGCGCTCGTCGGTGCCGTCCTCCTCGCACGTCGCGAGGACGAATCCGGCCGGATGCGGACCATCCTGACCGATGGTGGTCGCGAACTCAAGCGAACGCTGTTCGACGACACGGAGGGTGACAACTGATGGTACCCGCACAGTACTACCTCGTGCTGTCGGCCGCCGTGTTCTGCATCGGTATCTTCGGTCTCTTGACCCGTCGGAACGCACTGTTGTTCCTGATGTCGGTCGAACTGATGCTGAACGCCGCGAACATCAACCTCGTCGCATTCTCCTACTACTGGGGGAACGTGACGGGACAGACGTTCGGTCTCTTCGTGCTGGCGCTCGCCGCCGCCGAAGTCGCGGTCGGTATCGGTATCATCCTCACACTGTACCGCAACTTCGACGACGTGGACGTGATGCAAGCGACCACGATGAGGTGGTAAATTTATGGCAGGTATTCTCGAATTCGCTCCGGCCATCGTCCTCCTTCCGTTCCTCTCGTTCCTGATCGCACTCGGGGCGGGACGGTACATGCCGAAGGGAGGTGCCCTGGCGGGTATCGGCGCAACGGGAGGGTCGTTCGCCCTCGCCGTGGCGACGTTCTTCTCCGTCAGTGGTGGACAGACCTACAACCAACACATCTACACGTGGGCGACCGGTGTCGGTGACGCCGTCACGCTCGACTTCGGCCTCCTCATCGACCCGCTGTCGGCGATGATGCTGGTCATCGTGACGCTCATCGCGTTCCTCGTCCACATCTTCAGTCTCGGCTACATGAACGACGAGGGCGAGACGGGCCTCCCGCGGTACTACGCCGCACTCGGCCTGTTCAGCGCCTCGATGCTCGGGTTCGTTGTCTCGAACAACCTGCTCATGGCGTTCATGTTCTTCGAGCTGGTGGGTCTCTGTTCCTACCTGCTCATCGGCTTCTGGTTCCGCCAGGACGGCCCGCCGAGCGCAGCGAAGAAGGCGTTCCTCGTCACCCGCTTCGGTGACTACTTCTTCCTCATCGGCGTCGTCGCGGTCTTCGCGACGTTCGGCTCCGCAGCCTTCGCCGGTCCCGAAGCCTTCCCGGTGCTCGCCGAAGAAGCGCTCCACGGCGAACACGCGGTCAACACGTTCCTCGGCATGGGTGAACAGGCGTGGTTCACCGTCGTCGGCCTCCTCGTTCTCGGAGGCGTCGTCGGGAAGTCCGCGCAGTTCCCCCTGCACACGTGGCTTCCGGACGCGATGGAAGGTCCGACCCCGGTCTCCGCACTCATCCACGCAGCAACGATGGTTGCGGCCGGTGTCTACCTCGTCGCCCGGATGTACGGTTTCTACGCGCTGACCCCGACGACGCTCGCCATCATCGCCCTCATCGGTGGCTTTACGGCCCTCTTCGCGGCGACGATGGGTCTCGTCAAGCGCGAAATCAAGCAGGTGCTCGCGTACTCGACCATCAGCCAGTACGGCTACATGATGCTCGGGCTCGGTGCCGGTGGTTACGTCGCGGCGACGTTCCACCTCATGACGCACGCCTTTTTCAAGGCGCTCCTGTTCCTTGGTGCTGGTTCGGTCATCATCGCCATGCACCACAACGAGGACATGTGGGACATGGGCGGCCTGAAGGACAAGATGCCCGTGACCTACTACACGTTCCTCTCCGGGTCGCTCGCGCTCGCGGGTATCGTCCCGTTCGCGGGCTTCTGGTCGAAGGACGAAGTCCTCTATGAGGCACTCAACCACGGTCTCGGAACCGAGGGTGGTCTCGGGACCATCCTCCTCGCCGCGTACGCGATGGGTCTTCTCGCCGTGTTCTTCACCGGCTTCTACACCTTCCGGATGGTGTTTCTCACCTTCCACGGGAAGCCGCGCACTGAGACGGCACGCGACCCCCACGGCGTCCGCTGGAACGTCAAGCTCCCGCTCATCGTCCTCGGG
It includes:
- a CDS encoding flippase activity-associated protein Agl23, producing MSTDSGTETVTRSRALLALVGAVVVALLVRLVSLGGRIFHWDEGRVGYWILRYHETGEFSYRPIIHGPFLPVVNDYIFAVLPASDFSARLPVAIVGGLLPLSVWLFREHLRRDEMVALAVFFAANPLLVYYSRFMRNDVLVATFSVFALGFAVRAYDTGRLAYLIPAGASFATGAAAKENYVVYLLCFLGAAFLVFDHRLLARTSAGDSARDILFSELPASIRDRLRARGAGSLGYGVIRFGAGVLGGLLAFFLVFVFFYAPRPDLWNVFGNQAALPGVIETGTVGVITEMVDSWIGGGHQSHDYLPYLKDFLETFVYGAPVLIVFALVGIIVDRYGVVAGRIRWLVAFATYWGVVSIFGYPLATDIQAPWVVVHAVVPLAIPAAVGAAFVFRSGTKALESRDTVGLGLAALVLVASVGGIAAANVDYWNASTGEDQVVLQWAQPENDLKGTLDDVDRVAATNEGTDVLLYGTHPPNNDETHFYVANESHPLRGPSWHSRLPLPWYFEEADVDRTSSPPDAGVSNATENAPPVVVAYEWDRDELESELDGYVVRQHAFKLWNEDVVVFIDQDALDAANSTER
- a CDS encoding 5-(carboxyamino)imidazole ribonucleotide synthase, which codes for MTVTVPGPTLGVVGGGQLGRMLGEAAAPLGVDIVVLDPTPDCPAAAVADQIVGDFDDPEAMAELAARADALTFEIELADPDLLDELASEEEIAVHPSPDALRTIEDKLVQKKTFGDAGIPIPPFHRVDDADDLRAALDEFGSVMLKARTGGYDGRGNVPVTDLEDAEDAIEAVGGPAMAEAFVDFERELSVIGVRGEDEIRTFPVGENVHEEEILRETIVPARTTDEVSEEADRVAREVLSHLPGRGVFGIELFETADGDVLVNEVAPRPHNSGHWTIEGALCSQFEQHVRAVLGWPLGATTRRSPTVMANILGTVDESRPAHLGGLADPLCEPGVSLHWYGKDEARPLRKMGHLTAVGNDETDVETLLGRARELRDGLRFD
- the purE gene encoding 5-(carboxyamino)imidazole ribonucleotide mutase, whose amino-acid sequence is MTTEQDLIDELHAQADDDRDPETTPDVGIIMGSDSDLDVMSGAHEALDALGFGEQTDYENAPEERFTYETYVVSAHRTPDLLYAYGETAADRGIEVIIAGAGGKSADLPNMTASIAYPTPVVGVPVQEKSVDSVIGMPTGAPIVAVDAGKSFNAALSAVQMLSRGHSELEARLVEYHDDLVADVAETSAALHDLGVTGFRESSR
- a CDS encoding NADH-quinone oxidoreductase subunit A, producing MSDWIAIGAMGLVGVGIPLAMMMVSALLRPSVPEQGKSATYESGEVPTGTARVQFNIQYYMVALLFVVFDIETVLIFPWTVIYRSALEQGASLATILTPMLLFIGVLVIGLVWAWRNGAVKWVKSPQANRRKTERQA
- a CDS encoding NADH-quinone oxidoreductase subunit B, which produces MSSEQKPFVTDDTQVQTETRDARIAGADDRFNSKLREAFGSSPFILTKFDKFMNWVRGSSMFMLQFGIACCSIEMMHTYAIKHDLDRFAAGVPRASPRQADVIIVPGTIVSKFAPRMKRVYDQMPEPKFVVGMGSCTISGGPFQEGYNVIKGAEEVIPVDIHVPGCPPRPEALIYGIAKLQERIANGESSPVTVKPYELEQFGDLERDEIVDKLAAQIDEDDLVMRYNWADSP
- a CDS encoding NADH-quinone oxidoreductase subunit D: MSLEEPQPEDAAELEAGVSRGDELAELLGDLVIGREEHMNAPGLVIRPDEVQEALFKLRDEAGFDHLSCVTAQEYEDRYESIYHLTKFDDRTDEVSVVVPTSKDNPVSQTAEPVYRTADWHEREAYDLVGIQYEGHPDHRRILLPETWQGHPLGLDYDQERPQIATLREHANPLEKDHRAEEGNTMYINIGPHHPATHGVLHVKTVVDGEQVVDLDPDIGYLHRCEEQMCQQGTYRHQIMPYPDRWDYISAGLLNEWAYARAAEDLADIEVPEYAQIIRTLGAELCRIASHMIALGTFALDVYGDFTAIFMYAMRDREIVQNILEDLTGQRMMFNYFRLGGVVWDLPEPREEFFEKIRDFLDGLPEALEEYHDMITSNEILQARTVGTGILPPEVAKSYGATGPVARGSGIDYDLRRDDSYGYYDELDWDVIVEDGCDNFSRLLVRMREVEESAKIIQQCVDLLEDWPEDERNIQANVPRTLKPDEDTEIYRAVEGAKGELGIYMRADGTDKPARFKIRSPCFSNLQTLPEMSEGEFIPDMIASLGSLDIVLGEVDR
- a CDS encoding complex I subunit 1/NuoH family protein, producing the protein MYMQATLSETISGLLGLEGVLGDVVGGLVGAFIIANIMLIMTAIAGPWAKRKITAAFGDRIAVNRIGPFGLLVIIPDAVRLLSKELIVPEGVDRPAWDLAPMIIPFSALLGFAVIPMGNGIQLADPETGLAFAFAVASIASLGLVMTGYASNNKFSLIGALRAVAANIAYEIPLVITAASVVIFTGSLQMSEIVAVQAEPLISVAGITIPTWFAFVNPFAFALFIVANLAEIGRNPFDIPEAPTEIVAGYQTEYSSVYFVLIYLGEFIHIFLGGAIAATLFLGGPAGPFLPGFVWFVIKIWAFFLFTQWARSAVPRLRVDQFLEVGWKGMLVLSFANLVLTAIIVGVIA
- a CDS encoding NuoI/complex I 23 kDa subunit family protein; translated protein: MIGILKGMAVTLKHALDGQTFTVEYPETAPEVSPRFRGVHKFSQERCIWCRQCENVCPNDTIQIVQDDKRNGEQYNLHIGQCIYCRLCEEVCPVDAILLTQNFEFTADTKNDFVYNKEQLKNVPWYKDIDPLNSRNPDRNAWIGEGEGEVDYQ
- a CDS encoding NADH-quinone oxidoreductase subunit J; its protein translation is MVYETIAFALFALITVGCSLGVVLVRDIWHSALLLGGALLSVAVHYVMLQAEFVAAMQVLVYVGGVLILITFAVMLTRINPEVSST
- a CDS encoding NADH-quinone oxidoreductase subunit J family protein gives rise to the protein MTTKPQLKLGSHLVPGLAAAALFVVMAVVFLGASFPNPQGFAEGANITASIGYSMFNLGFGSVDGESMLVAFEIIDLVLVAALVGAVLLARREDESGRMRTILTDGGRELKRTLFDDTEGDN
- the nuoK gene encoding NADH-quinone oxidoreductase subunit NuoK → MVPAQYYLVLSAAVFCIGIFGLLTRRNALLFLMSVELMLNAANINLVAFSYYWGNVTGQTFGLFVLALAAAEVAVGIGIILTLYRNFDDVDVMQATTMRW
- the nuoL gene encoding NADH-quinone oxidoreductase subunit L, with the translated sequence MAGILEFAPAIVLLPFLSFLIALGAGRYMPKGGALAGIGATGGSFALAVATFFSVSGGQTYNQHIYTWATGVGDAVTLDFGLLIDPLSAMMLVIVTLIAFLVHIFSLGYMNDEGETGLPRYYAALGLFSASMLGFVVSNNLLMAFMFFELVGLCSYLLIGFWFRQDGPPSAAKKAFLVTRFGDYFFLIGVVAVFATFGSAAFAGPEAFPVLAEEALHGEHAVNTFLGMGEQAWFTVVGLLVLGGVVGKSAQFPLHTWLPDAMEGPTPVSALIHAATMVAAGVYLVARMYGFYALTPTTLAIIALIGGFTALFAATMGLVKREIKQVLAYSTISQYGYMMLGLGAGGYVAATFHLMTHAFFKALLFLGAGSVIIAMHHNEDMWDMGGLKDKMPVTYYTFLSGSLALAGIVPFAGFWSKDEVLYEALNHGLGTEGGLGTILLAAYAMGLLAVFFTGFYTFRMVFLTFHGKPRTETARDPHGVRWNVKLPLIVLGTLAAVAGLVNMAPVEELTGMHLAFLHDWLDHGFGSLTAHHYLEVLESGVGAGIHPAGIGSLGPGALSLGLALAGAGVAYRLYNVPEPVEHTDKLGGIKTTLYNNYYQDEYQVWIATGVVQPISRVLDKFDQGIVDGVVNGISSVSLFAGGRVKRLQTGVVSNYAALLTLGLTALLLGLGLIGGWFA